In a genomic window of Columba livia isolate bColLiv1 breed racing homer chromosome 4, bColLiv1.pat.W.v2, whole genome shotgun sequence:
- the TLR3 gene encoding toll-like receptor 3 isoform X1: MGSATLWWSSFSVRLVSICLLCASAGKQCQIQNEMADCSHLKLTQIPSDLPNNITGLDISHNQLRQLGPANLTKYSQLVYLNAGYNSISKLQPDLCQNVPLLQILRLEHNELHKLPDRVFASCTNLTELNLGYNRIDIKNDPFKALENLNILDLSHNLLKSANLGLQQQLKNLRELMLDSNQITELKKKDFSFLSNTSLNSLHLSSNPLKEFHTGCLHAIGNLFGLVMDNVELGENRTKKLCTELSNTAIQNLSLSKVNLSYIGKSTFQGLQGTNLTVLNLSQNSLSVIEDDSFQWLSSLQYLSLKHNNIHISSRLFYGLSSLKHLNLINSLIGKIEDFSFHWLYHLEYLIMDNNNFPGITANMFTGLKNLKYLSLCNCNINLQRITNKTFSSLANSSLQVLNLTKTRISTIESGAFSSLGHLKILDLGLNEISQELRGHEFKGLNNIQDIYLSYNKNLTLRSESFIFVPSLRKLMLRKVGCSNLALSPSPFHPLQNLTVLDISNNNLANIKEDLFDGLHKLDILDLQHNNLARLWKDANPGGPVLFLKDLPNLRILNLKSNGLDEIPVQVFKGLFQLKDLDLGANNLNLLPATLFDDQNSLNFLNLQKNLITSVEEKVFGPAFKSLRILEMDSNPFDCTCESIAWFADWLNVTHTYIPGLRSQYICNTPPKYHSNLVLHFDSSACKDSAPFKLLFVVTTTTVMLIIFMVLIIHFEGWRIAFYWNISVNRVLGFKELDRQQEEFDFDAYVIHARQDKNWVSKNFISLEKNYHFQIRFCLEERDFEAGISEFEATVNSIQRSRKIIFVVTEHLLQDPWCKNFKVYHALQQAIEQSRDSIILIFLHEIQDYKLYHALHLRRGMFRSRCILNWPAQKERVSAFHQQLVMALKSNSKKQ, encoded by the exons ATGGGCAGTGCTACTCTTTGGTGGAGCAGCTTCTCTGTCAGACTGGTGTCTATCTGCTTGCTATGTgcctcagctggaaaacagtGTCAGATCCAAAATGAAATGGCTGACTGCAGTCACCTAAAGCTGACTCAAATTCCTTCTGATCTCCCAAACAACATCACGGGTTTGGATATTTCTCATAATCAGCTAAGACAGCTAGGTCCTGCAAATCTGACCAAGTACAGCCAGCTGGTTTACTTGAATGCAGGCTACAACAGCATCTCTAAACTGCAACCAGACTTGTGCCAAAATGTGCCCTTGTTGCAGATTCTGAGGTTAGAACATAATGAATTGCATAAACTCCCTGACAGAGTCTTTGCTTCCTGCACCAATCTGACTGAGCTCAATCTAGGATACAACAGAATAGATATAAAAAATGATCCTTTCAAAGCCCTGGAG AACTTGAATATTCTGGACCTATCTCATAATCTTTTGAAGTCAGCAAATTTAGGATTGCAGCAACAGTTGAAGAACCTTCGTGAGCTCATGTTGGATAGCAATCAAATCACtgagttaaaaaagaaagacttcagTTTTCTTAGCAACACCTCATTGAACAGTCTTCATTTGTCATCAAATCCACtgaaagag tttcacACAGGATGTTTACATGCAATTGGAAATCTCTTTGGCCTTGTAATGGACAATGTTGAACTTGGTGAAAATCGCACGAAGAAACTTTGTACAGAATTATCAAACACGGCGATTCAGAATCTCTCACTGAGCAAAGTGAATCTTTCATACATTGGCAAATCAACTTTCCAGGGACTGCAAGGAACAAACCTTACGGTTTTAAACCTTTCCCAAAATTCTCTGTCTGTGATAGAAGATGATTCATTTCAGTGGCTTTCAAGTTTACAGTACTTAAGCCTGAAGCATAATAACATTCATATATCATCACGTTTATTTTATGGATTATCCAGCCTCAAACATCTGAATCTGATAAATTCACTTATTGGGAAAATTGaagatttttcctttcactggTTATACCACCTGGAGTACCTTATAATGGATAATAACAATTTTCCAGGAATTACTGCTAATATGTTCACAGGTCTGAAAAACCTGAAATACCTGAGTCTCTGTAACTGCAACATAAACTTACAAAGAATAactaataaaacattttcatcgCTTGCTAATTCCAGTTTGCAAGTTCTTAATCTCACAAAAACAAGAATTTCTACAATAGAAAGTGGGGCATTTTCTTCCTTGGGACACCTGAAAATTCTCGATCTTGGTCTCAATGAAATTAGTCAAGAGCTCAGAGGTCATGAATTTAAAGGTCTCAATAATATACAAGATATTTATCTTTCCTATAATAAAAATTTGACTTTGCGAAGTGAATCATTCATTTTTGTCCCAAGCCTTAGAAAACTGATGCTGAGGAAGGTAGGTTGCAGTAATCTGGCACTTTCTCCTTCACCTTTTCATCCTCTACAAAATCTGACTGTCCTAGACATCAGCAATAACAACTTAGCAAACATAAAAGAAGACTTGTTTGATGGACTTCACAAACTTGACATTCTGGATTTGCAGCACAATAATTTAGCCCGACTTTGGAAAGATGCAAATCCAGGTGGGCCTGTTCTTTTTTTGAAAGATCTTCCCAACTTGCGTattcttaatttaaaatctaATGGGCTTGATGAAATTCCAGTTCAGGTTTTCAAGGGTTTGTTTCAATTAAAAGACTTGGATTTAGGAGCCAATAATTTGAATTTGCTTCCAGCAACTCTGTTTGATGACCAAAACTCTTTGAATTTCTTGAACCTTCAGAAAAATCTGATAACCTCAGTTGAAGAAAAAGTGTTTGGCCCAGCTTTTAAGAGCCTAAGAATACTGGAGATGGATTCCAATCCATTTGATTGCACCTGTGAAAGCATTGCTTGGTTTGCTGATTGGCTTAATGTGACTCACACTTATATACCTGGATTGAGGTCCCAGTACATTTGCAACACCCCCCCTAAATATCACAGTAATCTGGTGTTACATTTTGATAGCTCAGCCTGCAAAGACAGTGCTCCATTTAAACTTCTGTTTGTGGTCACTACCACTACTGTGATGCTAATCATTTTTATGGTTCTTATCATCCATTTTGAAGGGTGGAGAATCGCTTTCTACTGGAATATTTCAGTAAATCGAGTACTTGGTTTTAAAGAACTTGACAGACAACAGGAAGAATTTGATTTTGATGCCTATGTTATTCATGCAAGACAGGACAAGAATTGGGTGTCTAAGAATTTCatctctctggaaaaaaattaccaCTTTCAAATTAGGTTTTGTTTAGAAGAGCGGGACTTTGAAGCGGGCATATCTGAATTTGAAGCCACTGTTAACAGTATACAAAGGAGCAGgaagattatttttgttgtgaCTGAGCACCTCTTACAGGATCCCTGGTGCAAAAA CTTTAAGGTGTATCATGCTCTTCAGCAAGCTATTGAACAAAGTCGGGACTCCATTATATTGATCTTTCTTCATGAGATCCAAGATTACAAGTTGTATCATGCACTTCACCTGAGAAGAGGAATGTTCAGATCTCGCTGCATCTTGAACTGGCCAGCCCAGAAAGAACGAGTCAGTGCATTTCATCAGCAATTAGTGATGGCACTTAAATCTAATAGTAAAAAACAGTGA
- the TLR3 gene encoding toll-like receptor 3 isoform X2, with amino-acid sequence MGSATLWWSSFSVRLVSICLLCASAGKQCQIQNEMADCSHLKLTQIPSDLPNNITGLDISHNQLRQLGPANLTKYSQLVYLNAGYNSISKLQPDLCQNVPLLQILRLEHNELHKLPDRVFASCTNLTELNLGYNRIDIKNDPFKALENLNILDLSHNLLKSANLGLQQQLKNLRELMLDSNQITELKKKDFSFLSNTSLNSLHLSSNPLKEFHTGCLHAIGNLFGLVMDNVELGENRTKKLCTELSNTAIQNLSLSKVNLSYIGKSTFQGLQGTNLTVLNLSQNSLSVIEDDSFQWLSSLQYLSLKHNNIHISSRLFYGLSSLKHLNLINSLIGKIEDFSFHWLYHLEYLIMDNNNFPGITANMFTGLKNLKYLSLCNCNINLQRITNKTFSSLANSSLQVLNLTKTRISTIESGAFSSLGHLKILDLGLNEISQELRGHEFKGLNNIQDIYLSYNKNLTLRSESFIFVPSLRKLMLRKVGCSNLALSPSPFHPLQNLTVLDISNNNLANIKEDLFDGLHKLDILDLQHNNLARLWKDANPGWRIAFYWNISVNRVLGFKELDRQQEEFDFDAYVIHARQDKNWVSKNFISLEKNYHFQIRFCLEERDFEAGISEFEATVNSIQRSRKIIFVVTEHLLQDPWCKNFKVYHALQQAIEQSRDSIILIFLHEIQDYKLYHALHLRRGMFRSRCILNWPAQKERVSAFHQQLVMALKSNSKKQ; translated from the exons ATGGGCAGTGCTACTCTTTGGTGGAGCAGCTTCTCTGTCAGACTGGTGTCTATCTGCTTGCTATGTgcctcagctggaaaacagtGTCAGATCCAAAATGAAATGGCTGACTGCAGTCACCTAAAGCTGACTCAAATTCCTTCTGATCTCCCAAACAACATCACGGGTTTGGATATTTCTCATAATCAGCTAAGACAGCTAGGTCCTGCAAATCTGACCAAGTACAGCCAGCTGGTTTACTTGAATGCAGGCTACAACAGCATCTCTAAACTGCAACCAGACTTGTGCCAAAATGTGCCCTTGTTGCAGATTCTGAGGTTAGAACATAATGAATTGCATAAACTCCCTGACAGAGTCTTTGCTTCCTGCACCAATCTGACTGAGCTCAATCTAGGATACAACAGAATAGATATAAAAAATGATCCTTTCAAAGCCCTGGAG AACTTGAATATTCTGGACCTATCTCATAATCTTTTGAAGTCAGCAAATTTAGGATTGCAGCAACAGTTGAAGAACCTTCGTGAGCTCATGTTGGATAGCAATCAAATCACtgagttaaaaaagaaagacttcagTTTTCTTAGCAACACCTCATTGAACAGTCTTCATTTGTCATCAAATCCACtgaaagag tttcacACAGGATGTTTACATGCAATTGGAAATCTCTTTGGCCTTGTAATGGACAATGTTGAACTTGGTGAAAATCGCACGAAGAAACTTTGTACAGAATTATCAAACACGGCGATTCAGAATCTCTCACTGAGCAAAGTGAATCTTTCATACATTGGCAAATCAACTTTCCAGGGACTGCAAGGAACAAACCTTACGGTTTTAAACCTTTCCCAAAATTCTCTGTCTGTGATAGAAGATGATTCATTTCAGTGGCTTTCAAGTTTACAGTACTTAAGCCTGAAGCATAATAACATTCATATATCATCACGTTTATTTTATGGATTATCCAGCCTCAAACATCTGAATCTGATAAATTCACTTATTGGGAAAATTGaagatttttcctttcactggTTATACCACCTGGAGTACCTTATAATGGATAATAACAATTTTCCAGGAATTACTGCTAATATGTTCACAGGTCTGAAAAACCTGAAATACCTGAGTCTCTGTAACTGCAACATAAACTTACAAAGAATAactaataaaacattttcatcgCTTGCTAATTCCAGTTTGCAAGTTCTTAATCTCACAAAAACAAGAATTTCTACAATAGAAAGTGGGGCATTTTCTTCCTTGGGACACCTGAAAATTCTCGATCTTGGTCTCAATGAAATTAGTCAAGAGCTCAGAGGTCATGAATTTAAAGGTCTCAATAATATACAAGATATTTATCTTTCCTATAATAAAAATTTGACTTTGCGAAGTGAATCATTCATTTTTGTCCCAAGCCTTAGAAAACTGATGCTGAGGAAGGTAGGTTGCAGTAATCTGGCACTTTCTCCTTCACCTTTTCATCCTCTACAAAATCTGACTGTCCTAGACATCAGCAATAACAACTTAGCAAACATAAAAGAAGACTTGTTTGATGGACTTCACAAACTTGACATTCTGGATTTGCAGCACAATAATTTAGCCCGACTTTGGAAAGATGCAAATCCAG GGTGGAGAATCGCTTTCTACTGGAATATTTCAGTAAATCGAGTACTTGGTTTTAAAGAACTTGACAGACAACAGGAAGAATTTGATTTTGATGCCTATGTTATTCATGCAAGACAGGACAAGAATTGGGTGTCTAAGAATTTCatctctctggaaaaaaattaccaCTTTCAAATTAGGTTTTGTTTAGAAGAGCGGGACTTTGAAGCGGGCATATCTGAATTTGAAGCCACTGTTAACAGTATACAAAGGAGCAGgaagattatttttgttgtgaCTGAGCACCTCTTACAGGATCCCTGGTGCAAAAA CTTTAAGGTGTATCATGCTCTTCAGCAAGCTATTGAACAAAGTCGGGACTCCATTATATTGATCTTTCTTCATGAGATCCAAGATTACAAGTTGTATCATGCACTTCACCTGAGAAGAGGAATGTTCAGATCTCGCTGCATCTTGAACTGGCCAGCCCAGAAAGAACGAGTCAGTGCATTTCATCAGCAATTAGTGATGGCACTTAAATCTAATAGTAAAAAACAGTGA